The region CGGGACGCGGCCGCGGCCCGCAGCACCAGGGCCCGGCCCAGTTCCAGCGCGTGCACCGCATCGGCCGGGCGGCCGCACACGGTGGTCCAGTAGGCCAGCCACAGCGCCTGTGCCGACCCGAAGCGGGCGACGGTCAGGCCGTGTTCGGAGCCGAGTTGGAGGAGAACGTCGGCGGACAGCCTGACCAGCGCCTCGCTTCTGGCGGCCAGGGCGGCCTCCCGGTCCTCGTCGGCGCTCGGACCGCCGCGCTGACGGCGCAGCCAGTGGGCTTCGGAGAGCTGGGTCAGGGTGTCGGCGGAGTGCGGCAAGCCGTGTCCCCGGGCGAACATCTCGCGGACCTGGGACAGCTCGGTGATGCACACGTCGAGCAGGTCCGGGTCATCGAGGTGGCGGGCCGCGTGCAGCAGGGCCCGGCCGAGCTGATACCGCAGCCGGAGTTCCTCGTGAGGGGTGGGCTGCGGTCCGTCGAGGATCCGGTGGACCTCCGCGATGGCCGCGTCGGCGGCGTCCCGGCTGGGCTCGATCCTGATCAGCTGGATCAGCGCGAAGGTGCGCACGGCCGGGAAGTACGGTCTGAGCATGGGGGCGATCCGCCGTGAGTCGGCCCCCACGACCTCCCGCATGTACCAGGCCGCGGCGCGGAGTTCCTCAGGATCCTGGTTGCGGGCGGCCTGTTCCTGATGCACCTCGGCCAGAGTGGCGGCGAGCGCGAAGCGGTTCTCCTGGTCGGGCGGCAGGGTGGCGTACAGGCCGGTCAGCTCCTCGACCAGGCGGGGCAGCACGGTGGGATCCCCGCTGCGGCGGGCCAGAGCCAGCTCGTTCTGGGCGGCGAACACCATCGAGGTGAGCGTGTCCGTGGACGGCGGTGAGCCCTCGCGCTCGTGAGCGGCGCGCAATTCCCTGGCCATCGTCCGGGCGGCGTCGGCGGCCCGAAGGCTGCCCCCGAGTGCCGCCGCCGCACGGAGCTTCCCGGCCAGGCCGATGGCCAGGGTATGGCGGGCGGCCGTGGCCCTCTCACCGTCCCCCGGCGAGATGTCCATCATCTCCCGAAGCCGGGCGGCGCTTGTCTCCAGGTGTGCCAGATCGCCGGTCTGGGACACCCGTACGCCATCGACCAGAGCGGCCATCTGCTGCTCCAGGCCGAAGTACCCCGGGCCGCCGGGACGGTCGTCGGGGTCCGGCCCCGGCTCCGACATGGCCTCGTCCACCTCGTCGAAGTCCATCGTGCCGGGCACCAGGAGGTTGGCGTGCACCAGCAGGACGGCATGCAGCCTGGCGATACGGGCACGTTCGGGTGTGTGCGCCGACAGCTCTCCCAGGGCCCGCCGGGCGACGTTCGCTCCGTGACGGACACACGGGGCCAGCGCTTGGGGGTCGCCCTCACCCGACCTGAGCCCGATCAGCAGCGCGCGCAGTGGCGCGAAGACCGATCGGTCCAGGCCCAGGGCCGCCACTTCCCCGTCGGCCTCCTCGGGGGAGATGGTGAGGTGGACCGCGGTCCTGCACAGCCACGCGAGTAGCTCCGAGAACCGCGCCAGATCGTCGGAGGCCCAGCCCAGCACGGTCTGGACGGCGTCGGCCAGCGGGTCGTCGGCGCGTTCCCCGGCTTCCCCGCTCCCCTCGGCTTCCCCGATTTCCGCGAGAGGGGCTGTGCCCGTCGGCTCCGGCGTGCCCTCCTCCTGCGGCGGCGCCACATCGGACTCCTCCACGACGGCCGGGGAACTCTCCCCGGACAGGGCCGATATGCCGGGGGCGGACGACAGCGTCAGCTCGATCTCCGACATGAGAAACCCGAGGACCCGACGCAGCTCCGGATCGTCCGGGCCACCGGCCAGGCGCTCGATGACCTCCCTGGCCTCCGTCAAGTCGTCCCGCAGAGACGCGGTCAACGGCTGCGGCTCCTGGCGGGGGCCTTGCTGCTCCGCCCGCACGGCCCGCGCGTAGTGCGCGGGGACGAGCAGCCGGAGCAGCGCTCTCCGGGCGTTCGCCGCGAGCGGATGGGTCAGCGGTCTGGTGCGGTCGGCCCAGCGCAGATGGCGCAGCCCGTATGCGCGTTCGCGACAGGCGGCGTCGGACTGGTCGCTCGCTTCACGGCTGACGATCCGAACGCCCATCAGCACGCCCAGCAAGGGGACGAAACCATTCCGGAGCGGATCGTCCGCGGACATCAGGTGCTCGATGGCGGCAACATGCTCGATCAGATGGGCCAGCGCGACGGTCCGCCCCGGGTCGTCCCCCGTTCCGCGCAACACCTCGCTGGATTGGCGGGCGGCGATGGCGGCCCACGCTCGCAGCACCCGCGCACCGTCCTCGCCGTCGTCGTGGCGCCGTTGCTCGTCCTCCATGCCGCACTCCCCCCGGTGCCCGGACACGCACCCGCTGACGACCAGCCTCCCACGGGGCGGAAAAGGGCTGTAGCACCCGAACGACCCCGCGGGGGGGTGCTCAGGCGTCCGGCAGCACTCCGGGCCGGAACTTCTCGACACCGACGACGCGGTGCACATGGTGCGGCTCGATGTACACCGCCACGCGCACCTCGCCGGGGGCCAGCCAGGGGAACGTCTCCGTGCCGAGGTACTTCTGTGCGAGACGGTCCATGACGTGTACGCCCGGCTCTCCCTCAACGAAGCGGACGGCGCGGCCCCGGATCTCCACCCGGTGATACGGATCCTCGGTGTCCATACAGCACAGTGACACCCGGGGATCACGCCGAAGGTTCTCCTCCTTGATGCGGCCCGCCGAGGTGTTGATCACCACCAGGCCGTCCTCCAGGTCGGCCCACATCGGGGTCAACTGCGGCGACCCGTCCGGGTTCAGGGTGGCCACTTGCCAGAACCTGGGTTCCTGAAGCCAAGCGCGTGTGATCTCGTCCAGGGTGGCAGCCATGCGGTTCCGCTCCTCACTCAGCGTTCAAGCGGTCCAACGCATACCCGGCCACCAGGGTTCCGAACTGCCCGCCGCTCCGACCGCGAACAAACACACGCCGGCCGACGCCGAGGCGGGGGCGCCCTGCCTCGGCGTCGGCCGGTGAGGTTCAGTCGTGCTGGGGAGGACTGATCAGGGACGCCCGGCCACGGCCAGGAGGCAGCCGAACTCGTCCACCCCGAGCAGGTCGGAGAGCTGGAAGCGGACGGGGCGGTCGATCTCGGTGAGGGCGTTGGACATTTCCCGGAAGGTGCGCTGCATGGTGTTCTCGGTGATGTCCAGCAGCTCTCGCAGCCGCAGTCCGGTGCGGTGCATCATCGGCACGTAGTCGTCGACGTCGGGCAGGGTCACCATGGAGACCCGGCAGAAGCCGTCGATGGCCGGGTTGCGCTCGGCCTTGCGCGGG is a window of Streptomyces violaceusniger Tu 4113 DNA encoding:
- a CDS encoding PPOX class F420-dependent oxidoreductase translates to MAATLDEITRAWLQEPRFWQVATLNPDGSPQLTPMWADLEDGLVVINTSAGRIKEENLRRDPRVSLCCMDTEDPYHRVEIRGRAVRFVEGEPGVHVMDRLAQKYLGTETFPWLAPGEVRVAVYIEPHHVHRVVGVEKFRPGVLPDA
- a CDS encoding CHAT domain-containing protein, giving the protein MEDEQRRHDDGEDGARVLRAWAAIAARQSSEVLRGTGDDPGRTVALAHLIEHVAAIEHLMSADDPLRNGFVPLLGVLMGVRIVSREASDQSDAACRERAYGLRHLRWADRTRPLTHPLAANARRALLRLLVPAHYARAVRAEQQGPRQEPQPLTASLRDDLTEAREVIERLAGGPDDPELRRVLGFLMSEIELTLSSAPGISALSGESSPAVVEESDVAPPQEEGTPEPTGTAPLAEIGEAEGSGEAGERADDPLADAVQTVLGWASDDLARFSELLAWLCRTAVHLTISPEEADGEVAALGLDRSVFAPLRALLIGLRSGEGDPQALAPCVRHGANVARRALGELSAHTPERARIARLHAVLLVHANLLVPGTMDFDEVDEAMSEPGPDPDDRPGGPGYFGLEQQMAALVDGVRVSQTGDLAHLETSAARLREMMDISPGDGERATAARHTLAIGLAGKLRAAAALGGSLRAADAARTMARELRAAHEREGSPPSTDTLTSMVFAAQNELALARRSGDPTVLPRLVEELTGLYATLPPDQENRFALAATLAEVHQEQAARNQDPEELRAAAWYMREVVGADSRRIAPMLRPYFPAVRTFALIQLIRIEPSRDAADAAIAEVHRILDGPQPTPHEELRLRYQLGRALLHAARHLDDPDLLDVCITELSQVREMFARGHGLPHSADTLTQLSEAHWLRRQRGGPSADEDREAALAARSEALVRLSADVLLQLGSEHGLTVARFGSAQALWLAYWTTVCGRPADAVHALELGRALVLRAAAASRGIPELLEARGHPDLARQWRAEVAADAPRPDTADPLRPGTPATPSGQSTGPQIPGTLRRRALEALGAGSGADAWKLLGPPDLPSLTAGLTAAGADALVYLVPGQHPGMPGLALILRPGTGDARPTVLKLPLLTPGSPPLERYLDATARRSRAAADAQADAGPRMERDGQWEAALRDLCDWAWPAGMGPVLAAVGPLHQPPRIVLVPCGPLGAVAWHAARTPYGTDGREHRYACEDAVLSYAPSGGEFLRAATRDRLPTTAGQVLVADPELSLVWAEIEAEALRAACYPEGLRYGEFPTATAIDAPGTPEDILAVLPGGGSPVAVLHISCHALAGPDPTRSALWLAAPPAGPEDAGRLTVARILDGAATGQPAAAGPLVVLSACETDLSTRDHDEALTLSTALIARGAADVIGSRWAVHDATTALMMAVFHDFVTSQGLAPVDALRAAQLWMLDPRREPPPTLHGELCDEAARTDLDRIHLWAAFTHQGNPAARRAV